One Picrophilus oshimae DSM 9789 genomic region harbors:
- a CDS encoding hemerythrin domain-containing protein has translation MDTESEMKNDHVIVDEMLSKLLESMENNPDVNLYSEIEKGLKRHIYVEEEVMFPRALKLGVEPARISGLEMEHASIWMLMDRIDRNINDAHNKKYINEIISILRAHNKQEEDYVYPAFGNDDSIKLEEYTVPENWVCVKLRK, from the coding sequence ATGGACACCGAATCAGAGATGAAGAATGACCATGTAATCGTTGATGAGATGCTGTCAAAACTTTTGGAATCCATGGAAAATAACCCTGATGTTAATTTATACAGCGAGATAGAGAAAGGACTTAAAAGGCATATATACGTTGAGGAGGAGGTAATGTTTCCGCGGGCATTGAAGCTTGGAGTTGAACCTGCAAGAATATCAGGCCTGGAGATGGAGCATGCATCAATATGGATGCTCATGGATCGAATAGACAGGAATATAAATGATGCACATAATAAAAAATACATAAATGAGATTATAAGCATATTAAGGGCACATAATAAGCAGGAAGAGGATTATGTCTACCCGGCATTTGGCAACGACGATTCAATAAAACTTGAGGAATACACTGTGCCTGAAAACTGGGTCTGTGTTAAACTAAGAAAATAA
- a CDS encoding NADH-quinone oxidoreductase subunit D-related protein: protein MRYYSYGGRSGRLIGKAGDLTIYARTYNYDDINHENEKSTDFSFNFSYGPLTGGIPEPFRFDINTSGEKINYIKYYNYKIRNIKLKGINIKDAIPYIERINGNFAASYTICFLSSVMDALEIEIPYELKMYYIIEMELERIRNHLYVLARMCEPAGFNVPANMLMHIKERFSRIIDITFGHRYFFGVNQLKSKRLDIYKMINVYKNEINDIYLNLLNSRLFTDRLQDNGRILDDDMTGPAARAAGYKYDSRYDFDIFYYNDTGYEIKTDDSGDAMSRFNVRFNEILNSIDIIENAENKTGDSCYNILDGSGTGLTRVESPSGDVAFYLELSNGVIKDLKIHTALERNMKSFLKSSTGTIFTDFHFNFESFGLWAADEVNII, encoded by the coding sequence ATGAGATACTATAGCTATGGTGGGAGATCCGGAAGGCTTATAGGTAAGGCTGGCGATCTTACAATTTATGCTAGAACCTACAATTACGATGATATTAATCATGAAAATGAAAAAAGTACTGATTTTTCGTTCAATTTTTCATACGGACCATTGACAGGTGGTATACCAGAACCATTTAGATTTGATATAAACACATCCGGTGAGAAAATAAATTACATAAAATATTACAATTACAAGATAAGAAACATAAAATTAAAGGGAATTAATATAAAAGATGCAATACCATACATTGAAAGAATAAACGGAAACTTTGCAGCATCATACACTATATGCTTCTTAAGTTCTGTTATGGACGCGCTTGAAATTGAAATACCATATGAATTAAAGATGTACTATATTATTGAGATGGAGCTTGAAAGGATAAGAAATCATTTGTATGTACTTGCAAGGATGTGCGAGCCTGCAGGCTTTAACGTTCCGGCAAACATGTTAATGCACATAAAGGAAAGATTTTCAAGGATAATAGATATAACCTTTGGGCACAGGTATTTCTTTGGTGTGAATCAGTTAAAATCAAAAAGACTTGATATCTACAAAATGATAAATGTATATAAAAACGAGATAAATGATATATATTTAAATCTCCTAAATTCAAGGCTTTTCACGGACAGACTTCAGGACAATGGAAGGATTCTTGATGATGATATGACAGGCCCTGCTGCCAGGGCCGCAGGATATAAATATGACTCAAGATACGATTTTGATATATTTTACTATAATGATACAGGCTATGAGATAAAAACAGATGATTCTGGAGATGCTATGTCAAGGTTCAATGTAAGGTTCAATGAGATCCTTAACTCCATTGATATAATAGAAAATGCCGAGAATAAAACAGGGGATTCATGCTATAATATATTAGATGGTTCCGGCACGGGATTAACAAGGGTTGAATCGCCATCTGGTGATGTCGCATTTTATCTTGAATTAAGCAATGGCGTTATAAAAGATTTGAAGATCCATACAGCCCTGGAAAGGAACATGAAAAGCTTTCTGAAATCATCAACCGGAACAATATTTACAGATTTCCATTTTAATTTTGAAAGTTTTGGCCTCTGGGCGGCTGATGAGGTGAATATAATATGA
- a CDS encoding 50S ribosomal protein L41e → MKRSSRDWKKRGKMRWKWRKKKIRRLKRARKANKQ, encoded by the coding sequence TTGAAGAGAAGTTCAAGAGACTGGAAAAAGAGAGGCAAGATGCGCTGGAAATGGAGGAAGAAAAAGATAAGAAGGCTCAAAAGGGCAAGAAAGGCAAACAAACAGTAA
- a CDS encoding rhodanese-like domain-containing protein, translated as MFEFITDYFKDPENLEILGPKDVIESLKNKDAIIIDVRTKYEYSSGHIKSAINYPLGHEGDIEKEIPKNTRIILICKTGHRSRAAANRLTRMGYKNLAHLEGGMDNWKKQNFPVVK; from the coding sequence ATGTTTGAATTTATAACAGATTATTTTAAGGATCCAGAAAATCTTGAAATACTAGGTCCAAAGGATGTAATAGAATCATTAAAAAATAAGGATGCAATAATCATCGATGTTAGAACAAAATATGAGTATTCCTCTGGTCATATAAAGTCTGCAATAAACTATCCTCTTGGTCATGAGGGTGATATAGAAAAGGAAATACCAAAAAACACCAGGATTATATTAATATGCAAGACAGGTCATAGAAGCAGGGCTGCGGCAAACAGGTTAACAAGAATGGGCTATAAAAATCTTGCACACCTCGAAGGTGGCATGGATAACTGGAAAAAACAAAATTTTCCTGTTGTAAAATAA
- a CDS encoding universal stress protein: protein MKILIAYDDTNGAKEALKYGLKFKKIVDEYIIVYVIPAIVGISASFDSYVPETVYQGQDKTADEILNNARAILDNENVKYNIVKIRSEGDEVSKLIADYAVQNGADMIITGTRKLHGISKLILGSVSSGIIAHSEIPVLVVPPS from the coding sequence ATGAAGATATTAATAGCCTATGATGATACGAACGGTGCAAAGGAGGCCCTTAAATACGGCCTGAAATTTAAAAAGATCGTTGATGAGTACATCATTGTGTATGTTATTCCAGCCATAGTTGGTATAAGTGCATCCTTTGATTCCTATGTTCCGGAAACAGTTTACCAGGGTCAGGACAAGACTGCAGATGAGATATTAAACAATGCCAGGGCCATACTTGATAATGAAAATGTGAAATACAACATTGTAAAGATCAGATCCGAAGGTGATGAGGTTTCAAAGTTAATAGCAGATTATGCAGTCCAGAACGGTGCTGATATGATAATAACCGGTACAAGGAAGCTGCATGGCATAAGCAAGTTAATATTGGGATCCGTTAGCTCAGGAATTATAGCGCATTCAGAGATTCCTGTTCTGGTTGTTCCGCCCAGCTGA
- a CDS encoding chlorite dismutase family protein: protein MIYMYILNYKLYGSFWQLPVQEKQNINSSIISEIDENIKNGNLINVKYYKSMRYDSDIIFWASSNEPLNIVKLKERLNAIIGNYGYPQYSMLSLYEESPYIKEGQKLEDTLKTEPKKYFIAYPMSKDREWYLLNYDERRKIMAGHIGAARSDKEGQDILSYTTYSFGLGDQEFVVLYETDSLSAWSHVTEHLREVLARKWIIKEEPIFVGIYNGRELLL, encoded by the coding sequence ATGATATACATGTATATACTTAATTACAAATTATACGGATCATTCTGGCAGCTTCCAGTACAGGAAAAGCAGAATATAAATTCATCAATAATTTCAGAAATAGATGAAAATATAAAAAATGGCAATCTAATTAATGTAAAATATTATAAATCAATGAGATATGATAGCGATATTATATTCTGGGCATCATCAAATGAACCATTGAACATTGTCAAATTAAAGGAAAGATTAAATGCAATAATAGGGAACTATGGTTATCCACAGTACAGCATGCTCTCACTTTATGAGGAATCGCCATACATAAAGGAGGGCCAGAAGCTGGAGGACACATTAAAAACGGAACCAAAAAAATATTTTATAGCATATCCAATGAGCAAGGACCGTGAATGGTACCTTTTAAACTACGATGAAAGAAGAAAGATCATGGCAGGGCATATAGGTGCTGCCAGGAGCGACAAGGAGGGTCAGGATATACTATCATACACGACATACTCTTTTGGCCTTGGTGACCAGGAATTCGTGGTTTTGTATGAAACAGACTCATTAAGTGCATGGTCCCATGTAACGGAGCATTTAAGAGAGGTTCTTGCAAGGAAGTGGATCATAAAGGAGGAGCCAATCTTCGTTGGCATTTATAATGGAAGGGAGCTGCTTTTATAA
- a CDS encoding cupin domain-containing protein translates to MNNLDEKRIMDIIFDDIGSEEKSITGIQKSLEKKGLNIHRLVLTGYLRALTEMGMINEKEIKPAKIYSIIKRNDKDIYSMVGEVARMDDEEESGNNALLLLYSLFDRPVFMRELEKCNVSQPRDYKIVTSSYRSEYIKKLDEAGLKIPKSNQLIEPQNIDRLKLISLLKNFIFQQYDLKKYCVSNNNQQRLD, encoded by the coding sequence ATGAATAATTTGGATGAAAAGAGGATTATGGATATTATATTCGATGATATCGGCTCCGAGGAAAAATCAATAACAGGGATACAGAAATCACTTGAAAAGAAGGGTCTAAACATACACAGGCTGGTTCTCACAGGCTATTTAAGGGCATTAACAGAGATGGGCATGATAAATGAAAAGGAGATTAAACCAGCAAAGATCTATTCAATTATAAAAAGGAATGATAAGGATATATATTCAATGGTTGGTGAGGTGGCAAGAATGGATGACGAGGAGGAATCAGGCAACAATGCATTACTGCTTTTATACTCGCTCTTTGACAGGCCGGTATTCATGCGTGAACTTGAGAAATGCAATGTCAGCCAGCCAAGGGATTATAAGATTGTTACATCATCATACAGATCAGAATATATAAAAAAGCTGGACGAGGCCGGATTAAAGATACCAAAGAGCAATCAGCTCATAGAACCACAGAACATAGATCGATTAAAATTAATATCGCTTTTAAAAAACTTTATATTCCAGCAGTATGATTTAAAGAAATACTGTGTTTCAAACAATAACCAGCAGAGGCTTGACTGA
- a CDS encoding proton-conducting transporter transmembrane domain-containing protein translates to MMYIILFFIIAALISFIFKRTGYIISVISSFLLIIYGIINFSYLHFFYIISGTVWALSSWYSISYDDEKGYLSILYNISILGMVTVLISNNYLMFLAGWETMSISGYLIIALYSNKSYPAFVFSAFSEISTVLIITGFAYAYYITGTFNFVIIKSIVPLIMVSFGFMTKMGMFPFMISEWLPIGHGNAPANASIILSATMTLMGVYGILKMAMLSPYNIYLGYILMLIGAFTVLFAGLYSYLSDHVKSLPAFSTVENNGGILVALGLYISVDDSLIRIFFLSTVLVFSMAHSLAKTGIFMVSGNVSSRTHEYLFNIEDKKSSMTYIGAVILGASLSGLYPTIGGVATWMLLESLFMNAIYSVYGVYSIIIGAMIALGEGLVSAAYIKYITFSQLFRKKGRVKIKEQPVIITGALVIILSLLSVLIINRNFISGFESIGIANSFLIESRYSSGDFGLIAPAYAIAIIAISFLLSLIIFKKPRIRYNIPWNNGLSYFERYNSIAFTSNIKAMLSKLITEKIDVFWEVMILISVEYRKFAKKLLYKIMSSSMSIYMLYMVLGLFFAIIFVYIFY, encoded by the coding sequence ATGATGTACATAATTTTATTTTTCATCATTGCGGCGCTGATCTCATTTATATTTAAAAGGACCGGATACATAATTTCAGTGATATCATCATTTTTATTGATAATATATGGCATAATAAATTTTTCATACCTGCACTTTTTTTACATAATATCAGGAACTGTCTGGGCACTGTCATCATGGTATTCAATATCATACGATGATGAAAAAGGGTATTTATCGATACTATACAATATTTCAATACTTGGCATGGTCACGGTCCTAATATCAAATAATTATTTAATGTTCCTTGCAGGCTGGGAAACCATGTCCATTTCAGGCTATTTAATAATAGCATTATACAGCAATAAAAGCTATCCTGCATTTGTTTTTTCTGCGTTCAGCGAGATCAGCACCGTTCTTATAATAACAGGATTTGCATACGCCTATTATATCACGGGCACATTCAACTTCGTTATAATAAAATCAATTGTTCCATTGATAATGGTTTCATTTGGTTTTATGACAAAGATGGGCATGTTCCCTTTTATGATCAGCGAATGGCTGCCCATAGGTCATGGCAATGCACCTGCAAACGCCTCCATAATACTAAGTGCAACCATGACGTTAATGGGTGTCTATGGAATCCTAAAAATGGCCATGTTAAGTCCGTATAATATCTACCTTGGATACATATTAATGCTAATAGGCGCATTTACAGTGCTCTTTGCAGGTTTATATTCATACCTCTCAGACCACGTAAAGTCACTACCGGCATTCAGCACTGTTGAAAACAACGGGGGCATACTTGTGGCCCTTGGACTTTACATATCAGTAGATGATTCATTGATAAGGATCTTCTTCCTATCCACGGTTCTTGTCTTCTCAATGGCACATTCACTTGCAAAGACTGGTATATTCATGGTAAGCGGCAATGTTTCATCCAGGACGCATGAGTATTTATTTAACATAGAGGATAAAAAGAGCAGCATGACCTATATCGGGGCGGTAATCCTTGGAGCATCATTATCAGGATTGTATCCAACCATAGGAGGCGTGGCCACATGGATGCTCCTGGAATCATTATTTATGAATGCAATATATTCTGTTTATGGCGTTTATTCGATAATTATAGGTGCAATGATAGCACTTGGAGAGGGTCTTGTATCTGCTGCATATATAAAATACATAACGTTCTCACAGCTCTTCAGGAAAAAGGGCAGGGTAAAAATCAAAGAGCAACCGGTTATAATAACAGGCGCCCTTGTGATTATACTAAGCCTGCTCAGTGTTTTAATAATAAACAGGAATTTTATATCTGGATTTGAATCGATAGGCATAGCCAATAGTTTTTTAATAGAGTCAAGGTATAGCTCTGGTGACTTTGGCCTCATAGCGCCGGCTTATGCCATTGCAATAATAGCGATCTCATTTTTATTATCTTTAATAATATTCAAAAAGCCCAGAATAAGATATAATATTCCATGGAACAATGGATTATCATACTTTGAAAGATACAATTCCATAGCATTTACATCAAACATAAAGGCAATGCTGAGTAAATTAATAACTGAAAAAATAGATGTTTTCTGGGAGGTTATGATTTTAATATCTGTTGAATACAGGAAGTTTGCAAAAAAATTATTATATAAAATAATGTCCAGTTCAATGTCAATTTACATGCTTTACATGGTTCTCGGGCTTTTCTTTGCAATAATCTTTGTCTATATTTTTTATTAG
- a CDS encoding hydrogenase 4 subunit F, whose protein sequence is MNQWRSCVVEMIIDIILMLMPLISIIFYKYNNYSSFASGIIAMFLLLFIKNSENIFLIDSTSRIFIFMILAIYTASSIYGTKYIKKYASFISYNTYFLLNSLFAFTMLFTVMINNYGFMWVGIEGTTISSALMVITEGTETAKEATWRYIIIVSAGISIAFIAIILIYYSFHTLTVSLIINENKKSILIALAVALSLIGFGTKAGIFPMHSWLPDAHSEAPAPTSAMFSGVLLPVALYVVYRIYEIDRLRMLFIIFSITSMGFAAIFLSYQTRYKRMFAYSTMENMSMALLGIALGGYAFLGAIILLLAHSFGKAGAFFSSGNILYYSDKKSIFDINSIYKNNKVLGISLLLSSLAVTGTPPFGTFIGEFLIIYGIFKSGLWYLAIPVIIFIFMAFVSINMNVTGMMLGDENHDIKIPKIMLYTSLIMPVISLIIGLYLVVYHEIL, encoded by the coding sequence ATGAACCAATGGAGGAGCTGCGTGGTTGAGATGATAATAGACATTATATTAATGTTAATGCCACTGATATCGATTATTTTTTATAAATACAATAATTATTCGTCATTTGCATCCGGAATAATAGCGATGTTTTTATTGTTATTTATAAAAAATTCAGAGAATATATTTTTAATAGATTCAACATCGAGAATCTTTATATTTATGATACTTGCGATATACACTGCATCATCGATCTATGGAACAAAATATATAAAAAAATATGCATCATTTATATCATATAATACATATTTTTTGCTTAATTCATTGTTTGCATTCACAATGCTTTTCACAGTCATGATAAACAACTATGGCTTCATGTGGGTTGGCATAGAGGGCACAACCATAAGCTCGGCACTCATGGTTATAACAGAGGGCACTGAAACGGCAAAGGAGGCGACCTGGCGTTATATAATAATCGTTTCGGCCGGCATTTCAATAGCATTTATTGCAATAATATTAATTTATTATTCCTTCCATACATTAACTGTATCATTAATAATCAATGAAAATAAAAAAAGCATACTAATTGCCCTGGCTGTTGCATTATCATTGATAGGCTTCGGCACAAAGGCCGGGATATTTCCAATGCATTCCTGGCTTCCCGATGCGCATAGTGAGGCACCTGCACCAACAAGTGCAATGTTCTCCGGTGTTTTGCTGCCAGTGGCACTTTACGTTGTTTATAGAATCTATGAAATTGATAGATTAAGGATGCTTTTTATAATATTTTCAATTACATCCATGGGATTTGCAGCCATATTTTTATCATACCAGACAAGGTACAAGAGAATGTTTGCATACTCAACGATGGAGAACATGAGCATGGCCCTTCTTGGCATTGCCCTTGGAGGCTATGCATTCCTCGGTGCAATAATACTTTTACTTGCACACAGCTTTGGCAAGGCAGGGGCCTTCTTCTCATCCGGGAATATTCTTTATTACAGCGATAAAAAAAGCATATTTGATATTAATTCAATTTACAAAAACAACAAGGTTCTTGGGATCTCGCTTTTACTATCGTCACTGGCGGTGACAGGAACACCTCCTTTTGGAACCTTCATAGGAGAGTTTCTTATAATCTATGGAATATTTAAATCCGGATTATGGTATCTTGCAATACCTGTTATTATATTTATCTTCATGGCATTTGTTTCGATAAACATGAACGTAACTGGCATGATGCTTGGAGATGAAAACCATGATATTAAGATACCAAAGATCATGCTTTACACATCATTGATCATGCCTGTTATATCACTTATTATAGGACTTTACCTGGTGGTTTATCATGAGATACTATAG
- a CDS encoding 30S ribosomal protein S17e encodes MGSIRPSNIKRIAEEIVDNNPGIFNEDFENNKKILSEMLKNSVTKKTMNAIAGYVTRYILKKKSKEKSEMEQLGLA; translated from the coding sequence TTGGGAAGCATAAGACCATCAAATATAAAGAGGATAGCCGAGGAGATTGTGGATAACAACCCTGGTATATTCAATGAGGATTTCGAAAACAACAAGAAGATATTATCTGAGATGCTGAAGAATTCTGTTACAAAGAAGACAATGAATGCAATAGCGGGCTATGTAACAAGATACATATTAAAAAAGAAGTCCAAGGAAAAAAGCGAGATGGAACAGCTTGGGCTTGCATAA
- a CDS encoding NADH-quinone oxidoreductase subunit B family protein, whose protein sequence is MNIWFLKGIKSGIKTEDIYKSEYKPQWSTEITGSGDVKCPTNAISNNTWDSRRCIYCRRCYPEYNINGNDDISIISGSIDKKFRKSLNIYSIDSGTCGACNSELFSISIPEYDLTRYHIFFTNTPRHADAIILSGIYNESMKDVIDNALGAMPKPGYLILLGACALSGGIIGSGHEIKAVLEIPGCPPNPYTILKGLRRLML, encoded by the coding sequence ATGAATATATGGTTTTTGAAGGGTATAAAATCCGGTATAAAAACAGAGGATATATACAAAAGTGAATACAAACCACAGTGGTCAACTGAAATAACAGGCTCCGGGGATGTTAAATGCCCGACAAATGCAATATCAAACAATACCTGGGATAGCAGAAGATGCATATACTGCAGGCGGTGCTATCCTGAATATAACATAAATGGAAACGATGATATATCTATAATATCAGGAAGCATAGATAAAAAATTTAGGAAATCGCTTAACATATACAGCATAGATTCAGGAACCTGCGGTGCATGCAATTCAGAGCTATTTTCAATATCAATACCTGAATACGATCTGACAAGGTATCATATATTCTTTACAAACACACCAAGGCATGCCGATGCAATAATATTATCAGGAATATACAATGAATCCATGAAGGATGTAATAGATAATGCATTAGGTGCAATGCCAAAACCAGGGTACCTGATACTGCTTGGTGCCTGCGCCCTATCAGGAGGCATTATTGGTTCCGGGCATGAGATAAAAGCAGTGCTTGAAATACCAGGATGCCCGCCGAATCCATATACAATATTAAAGGGTCTTAGGAGGCTCATGCTATGA
- the purB gene encoding adenylosuccinate lyase → MIISPIDYRYGRDNVKYIFSEENRMRLMLRVEAALAQAEYEYNIISRDAFLDIKNAVDSNSVRIERVHEIESRIHHDTMALVEALTEQCSAGKNFVHFGVTSNDIIDTATAMQIKSAVKIIKDDIKNLMKTLIKLIDENKDSVMVGRTHGQHASPITFGLKLSVYLDEMSRHLKRLTEAEDRIVAGKISGPVGTGASLGKDSIEIQNRVCEILGIKSELASSQIVCRDRYIEYLSIINNIATSLEKFATEIRNLQRPEINEVSEYFDERSQVGSSSMPSKRNPIVSENISSLCRFIRSLIIPEYEAAVIWHERDLANSALERFTIPYASVLIDYVLYNMNDVFSHLYINKEEMLRKARSDEFIMSESIVRALTLSGMPRQEAHEFVRKASMEAYKNNKSLKSSLISAGVLKYIDEKILEAAMDPVKFTGQAVSICNNVINNAERVMKDADE, encoded by the coding sequence ATGATTATTTCTCCAATAGATTATAGATACGGCAGGGATAATGTAAAATACATATTTTCTGAGGAGAACAGGATGAGACTTATGTTAAGGGTTGAGGCCGCACTTGCACAGGCCGAGTATGAATATAATATAATTAGCAGGGATGCCTTTCTTGACATTAAAAATGCGGTCGATTCAAATTCCGTGAGAATTGAAAGGGTTCATGAAATAGAGTCAAGAATACATCATGATACAATGGCACTTGTTGAGGCACTCACAGAGCAGTGCAGCGCAGGAAAAAATTTTGTTCATTTTGGTGTAACATCAAATGATATTATTGATACTGCAACAGCAATGCAGATAAAATCAGCAGTAAAAATAATAAAAGACGATATAAAAAATCTTATGAAAACATTGATAAAACTAATAGATGAGAACAAGGACTCGGTCATGGTTGGAAGAACGCATGGGCAGCACGCAAGCCCAATAACCTTCGGCCTTAAATTATCTGTATACCTTGATGAAATGTCCAGGCATTTAAAACGTTTAACAGAGGCAGAGGATAGAATAGTGGCCGGAAAGATATCAGGACCTGTTGGCACCGGTGCATCCCTTGGAAAGGATTCAATAGAGATACAGAATAGGGTATGCGAGATACTTGGAATAAAAAGTGAGCTTGCATCCTCGCAGATCGTCTGCAGGGACAGGTACATAGAGTATTTATCAATTATAAATAATATTGCAACATCACTTGAAAAGTTCGCAACCGAGATAAGAAACCTTCAAAGGCCTGAGATAAATGAGGTCTCTGAATACTTCGATGAGCGATCACAGGTTGGTTCAAGCTCAATGCCAAGCAAGAGGAATCCAATAGTTTCTGAGAATATATCAAGCCTGTGCAGATTCATAAGGTCATTAATAATACCAGAATACGAGGCTGCTGTTATATGGCACGAACGTGATCTTGCAAACAGTGCTCTTGAAAGATTCACGATACCATACGCCTCTGTGCTTATTGATTACGTTTTATATAACATGAACGATGTGTTCTCACATCTATATATAAACAAAGAGGAGATGCTTAGAAAGGCAAGATCCGATGAGTTTATAATGTCCGAAAGTATAGTGAGGGCATTAACGTTGAGTGGCATGCCAAGGCAGGAGGCGCATGAATTTGTAAGAAAAGCTTCTATGGAGGCCTATAAAAATAATAAATCTTTAAAATCATCTCTAATTTCAGCAGGTGTATTAAAATACATTGATGAAAAAATACTTGAGGCTGCCATGGATCCTGTTAAATTCACAGGGCAGGCCGTTAGTATATGTAATAACGTAATAAATAATGCGGAAAGGGTGATGAAAGACGCAGATGAATAA